The following proteins are co-located in the Candidatus Zymogenaceae bacterium genome:
- a CDS encoding (Fe-S)-binding protein: protein MARCPELDLSDEDARTAVTELIAGTDGPLARRVLARCASCFSCNTYCPTDAGPYYLVLSRFNDLYRRRGASPIYRYVCPNMKQNAWTTLNILASPKERGAFSRWHRDLDTPGKRPLIIGNYAHLFPHIFESPLFDSFTLLDPIEHWESGAYLAQAGYIEVVQDIGKAVRPFYDELASGETTPYLLTDAVIQLMTRVFPENYQLEDTPLSFTHWLSDELWSGRIELQKKISLRLAVHDSCYAKAAGESLFDAVREILADTGAEVVELAHNRFDSLCCGFGRGAADIPKASVPFKIMKGAMRKLAEAEAAGVDGLVTYCTGCMYLLWSARELTGSRLGIYHLVEPVTMAMGAYRYDDLSRQRERAWDIIAQITYFYIKSLFQSRFFIGDVTKIEYRPDHVPSLPLLSLIRKALSTTPARRIFALGFRWLTKLF from the coding sequence ATGGCACGCTGTCCGGAACTCGACCTTTCGGACGAGGACGCCAGGACCGCTGTTACCGAGTTGATCGCCGGCACCGATGGTCCGTTGGCCCGGCGGGTGCTCGCACGCTGCGCGTCGTGTTTTTCATGCAATACCTATTGCCCCACCGACGCCGGTCCCTACTACCTGGTATTGAGCCGTTTCAACGATCTCTACCGGCGCCGGGGCGCCTCGCCCATCTATCGGTATGTCTGCCCCAATATGAAACAAAACGCCTGGACGACCCTGAATATCCTGGCGTCGCCGAAAGAAAGGGGGGCTTTTTCCCGATGGCATCGCGATCTGGACACGCCCGGAAAACGCCCCCTGATCATCGGGAACTACGCCCATCTGTTTCCGCATATCTTCGAATCCCCCTTGTTTGATTCCTTTACATTGCTTGATCCCATCGAACACTGGGAAAGCGGCGCGTACCTGGCTCAGGCGGGATACATCGAGGTCGTGCAGGACATCGGAAAAGCGGTGCGGCCCTTTTATGACGAACTGGCATCCGGCGAGACGACGCCGTATCTCCTCACTGACGCGGTGATACAGCTCATGACCCGGGTGTTCCCCGAAAACTACCAGCTCGAAGACACCCCCCTCTCCTTTACCCACTGGCTTTCCGATGAGCTCTGGTCCGGACGGATCGAGCTTCAGAAGAAGATTTCACTGCGACTCGCCGTGCACGACAGTTGCTACGCGAAGGCGGCGGGGGAGAGCCTCTTTGACGCCGTGCGGGAGATTCTGGCCGATACCGGCGCCGAGGTGGTGGAGCTGGCCCATAATCGGTTCGATTCTCTGTGCTGCGGATTCGGCAGGGGGGCGGCGGATATCCCGAAGGCGTCGGTTCCCTTCAAGATCATGAAGGGAGCCATGAGAAAGCTGGCCGAGGCGGAAGCCGCGGGGGTAGACGGACTGGTCACCTACTGCACCGGCTGCATGTACCTGCTCTGGTCGGCCCGGGAGCTGACCGGGAGCCGTCTCGGAATTTATCACCTGGTGGAGCCGGTGACGATGGCGATGGGGGCATACCGATACGACGACCTTTCCCGGCAGCGGGAGCGGGCCTGGGACATCATCGCACAGATCACGTATTTTTATATCAAAAGCCTGTTTCAATCGCGGTTTTTTATCGGGGACGTCACGAAAATCGAATACCGCCCTGATCACGTGCCGTCTCTGCCCCTGTTATCACTCATCCGCAAAGCCCTCTCAACCACCCCCGCCAGACGGATATTCGCCCTCGGCTTTCGCTGGCTGACGAAGCTCTTCTAA
- a CDS encoding O-acetyl-ADP-ribose deacetylase — MNIGSSVLELAKGDITTETTDAIVNAANSGLRGGGGVDGAIHSVGGPEIMAECRKIGGCPTGGAVLTTGGKLKAKYVIHAVGPVYRGGTKGEETLLAGAYRTSLEIASKEGITSIAFPSISTGAYGYPIRDASRVALRTVIDYINDHPEIKLVRFVLFSEGDLNIYRESLDKMM, encoded by the coding sequence ATGAATATCGGCTCCAGCGTTCTGGAGCTGGCAAAGGGAGATATCACCACGGAAACCACAGACGCCATTGTGAACGCAGCTAATTCCGGCCTTCGGGGCGGGGGGGGAGTCGATGGTGCCATCCACAGCGTGGGTGGTCCCGAGATCATGGCGGAATGCAGAAAGATCGGCGGATGCCCCACGGGCGGCGCAGTGTTGACCACGGGAGGCAAACTGAAGGCGAAATACGTAATCCATGCCGTGGGACCGGTCTATCGTGGTGGGACAAAGGGTGAGGAGACGCTTCTGGCCGGTGCCTATCGCACCAGTCTTGAAATCGCTTCGAAAGAGGGCATCACATCCATCGCCTTCCCATCCATCAGCACCGGCGCATATGGATACCCGATCCGCGATGCGTCACGAGTTGCGCTGAGGACCGTCATTGATTACATCAACGATCATCCAGAGATCAAGCTGGTTCGATTTGTGTTGTTCAGTGAAGGGGATCTGAATATCTATCGGGAAAGCCTTGATAAAATGATGTAA
- a CDS encoding DUF362 domain-containing protein, giving the protein MNTAKKSRVILRRCNAYEPRLISGIISESLTDLGFKPHGKTLIKPNVVSANKAYIFDSYTNPVVVGSAVDVVRDMGARDVTIGESGGYGIPSRLFMSEAGYFDMAKEKHVRLVDFNEEPTVTVPLKKGVWHTSMLAARSLAEAECKIWMPKLKYHICCTVTNSVKLNIGILTHKERMLYHDDRLNEKIVDLLEMGYPDVVISDAIRIGHGFESAPKAFDLGLLLFADSPLAADAVAAKILGFEPTDVIHLTLAAERGYGSISLDDIEVSGDVTIDELSEKTAHIESEFQDIHRVDTPLKFYPGVDRDRGRFCYGGCLAAIKGCLGTIDTRRPGSLKNCKPGALVTGVYDGDVIHPNDTVLMIGKCAKVTGKLEAKRVVRVGGCPMGAKELFMVIPRLFDMPSPLFDPRDATLFIYHSIIKAGKRLGARFA; this is encoded by the coding sequence ATGAACACCGCAAAGAAAAGTCGTGTTATCCTCAGACGCTGCAACGCATATGAACCCAGGCTGATATCCGGTATCATCTCGGAATCCCTCACCGACCTCGGATTCAAGCCCCACGGAAAAACCCTTATCAAGCCCAACGTCGTCAGCGCAAACAAGGCCTACATCTTCGATTCCTACACCAATCCTGTGGTTGTGGGAAGCGCCGTCGACGTGGTACGGGACATGGGGGCGCGGGACGTGACCATCGGTGAGTCCGGCGGATACGGAATCCCGTCCCGGCTCTTCATGAGCGAGGCCGGATACTTCGACATGGCCAAAGAGAAACACGTTCGGCTGGTCGATTTCAACGAAGAGCCAACGGTGACGGTGCCCCTGAAAAAGGGTGTGTGGCACACCTCCATGCTGGCTGCCAGAAGCCTCGCTGAGGCGGAGTGTAAGATCTGGATGCCCAAGCTGAAATATCACATCTGCTGCACCGTCACCAACTCCGTGAAGCTGAATATTGGCATCCTCACCCACAAAGAGCGGATGCTCTATCATGACGACCGTCTCAACGAAAAGATCGTGGACCTTCTGGAGATGGGCTACCCGGACGTGGTTATCAGCGATGCGATACGCATCGGTCACGGCTTCGAATCCGCCCCGAAGGCCTTCGACCTGGGGCTGCTTCTCTTTGCGGACAGTCCCCTGGCCGCGGATGCGGTGGCGGCGAAGATACTCGGGTTCGAGCCGACGGACGTCATTCACCTGACGCTGGCGGCCGAGCGCGGCTACGGCTCCATCTCCCTTGACGATATCGAGGTGTCCGGAGATGTAACCATCGACGAGCTCTCCGAGAAAACGGCACACATTGAAAGCGAATTCCAGGACATCCATCGCGTGGATACGCCGCTGAAATTCTATCCCGGCGTGGATCGGGATCGGGGGCGGTTCTGCTATGGCGGGTGCCTGGCCGCCATAAAGGGATGCCTGGGAACAATCGACACCCGGCGTCCCGGCTCGCTCAAGAACTGCAAACCCGGCGCCCTGGTTACCGGAGTCTATGACGGAGATGTCATTCATCCGAACGACACCGTCCTGATGATAGGGAAATGCGCGAAAGTGACCGGGAAGCTCGAGGCGAAAAGGGTCGTACGGGTGGGCGGATGTCCCATGGGAGCCAAGGAGCTGTTCATGGTCATCCCCAGGCTGTTCGACATGCCCAGCCCCCTCTTCGACCCCCGGGATGCGACACTCTTCATCTATCATTCGATCATCAAGGCGGGGAAACGCCTGGGCGCCCGATTCGCCTGA
- a CDS encoding HD-GYP domain-containing protein, with the protein MSGTSPFSIRADRNLPDVSFYDFIEALSMALDARDPYTAGHSYRVADTAELIALAMGYPDEYVSLVHIAGYLHDIGKLAVNANLFIKPDKLTIQEFAEVQRHPGVGSEIIKKVRGLEPLVNMVLHHHERWIGMGYPLGISGEDIDQGARILAVADSLDSLVIPKPFRSAVTIEEAREEIKRSSGRMFDPAVVDAFLEIPSSVIQEIHRKYRPAVSP; encoded by the coding sequence ATGAGCGGTACTTCTCCCTTCTCAATCCGGGCGGACAGAAACCTTCCCGACGTTTCGTTTTACGATTTTATCGAAGCCCTTTCCATGGCCCTGGACGCCAGGGATCCGTACACCGCCGGTCACAGCTACCGAGTTGCGGACACGGCCGAGTTGATTGCACTGGCGATGGGATACCCGGACGAGTATGTCTCCCTGGTTCACATCGCCGGATATCTCCACGATATCGGAAAGCTCGCCGTCAATGCAAACCTGTTCATCAAGCCGGATAAACTCACGATACAGGAATTCGCAGAGGTCCAGCGCCATCCCGGCGTCGGCAGCGAGATTATAAAAAAGGTCAGAGGGCTTGAACCCCTCGTCAACATGGTCCTTCATCACCACGAACGCTGGATCGGGATGGGCTATCCCCTGGGCATCTCGGGAGAGGATATCGACCAGGGGGCGCGCATTCTCGCCGTGGCCGATTCGCTGGATTCTCTGGTAATCCCAAAACCCTTTAGATCGGCGGTCACCATTGAAGAGGCCAGGGAGGAGATCAAGAGGTCCTCGGGCCGTATGTTCGATCCCGCCGTGGTGGACGCCTTCCTGGAAATCCCCTCCTCGGTCATCCAGGAAATACACAGGAAATACCGTCCGGCGGTATCGCCGTAA
- the ychF gene encoding redox-regulated ATPase YchF encodes MGFDCGIIGLPNAGKSTIFNALTGSTAAVAGYPFTTIDPNTGTVTLPDERLQKIAALIDPKKLTPATMEFVDVAGLVRGAHKGEGLGNQFLGTIRNLPAMAHVVRCFEDENVAHPEGDVNPLRDIEIIETELILADIATIQRRIDKVKKTAQTGDADAKRALAVYEKTIDVLDAGKPASTLSIVAEERAVFDEMQLLSAKPVLFIANLDEDAVITGNEHSDRVRAAAESRGSGFVTISGKIEAELLDLEEDERAEYLGELGLSETGLAQVIRAGYRLLRLVTFYTTVGPELRAWSITEGTTAPAAAGKIHTDMERGFIRAEVLSAEDLFAAGGEHEAKESGKVRIEGKEYVIEDGDIVRIRFNV; translated from the coding sequence ATGGGATTCGACTGCGGCATCATCGGGCTTCCCAACGCGGGAAAGTCCACTATATTTAACGCACTGACCGGATCGACGGCCGCGGTGGCGGGCTACCCCTTCACCACCATTGACCCGAATACCGGAACGGTTACCCTACCGGACGAGCGGCTGCAAAAGATAGCCGCCCTCATCGACCCGAAAAAGCTCACCCCGGCAACCATGGAGTTCGTTGACGTGGCGGGGCTGGTTCGGGGCGCACACAAAGGAGAGGGCCTGGGAAACCAGTTTTTGGGCACCATCAGAAACCTTCCCGCCATGGCCCATGTGGTGCGCTGCTTCGAGGATGAAAACGTCGCCCATCCTGAGGGAGACGTAAATCCGCTCAGGGATATCGAGATCATCGAGACCGAGCTGATTCTCGCGGATATCGCCACGATCCAGCGCCGCATCGACAAGGTGAAAAAGACCGCCCAGACCGGAGATGCGGATGCAAAGCGGGCGCTGGCGGTGTATGAAAAAACCATCGACGTCCTCGACGCCGGGAAGCCGGCATCCACTCTTTCCATCGTCGCCGAGGAGCGGGCGGTGTTTGACGAGATGCAGCTTCTCTCGGCGAAGCCGGTCCTCTTTATCGCAAACCTGGACGAAGACGCGGTAATTACAGGAAACGAGCACTCGGACCGGGTCAGGGCCGCGGCCGAGAGCCGGGGGTCGGGTTTTGTGACCATCTCCGGAAAAATCGAGGCGGAGCTTTTGGACCTGGAGGAAGACGAGCGGGCGGAATATCTCGGCGAGCTGGGCCTCTCCGAAACCGGACTCGCCCAGGTCATCAGGGCCGGGTACAGGCTGCTTCGCCTGGTGACCTTTTATACCACGGTGGGACCGGAGCTGAGGGCCTGGTCCATCACTGAGGGGACCACCGCCCCCGCGGCAGCGGGAAAGATACATACCGACATGGAGCGGGGCTTCATCCGGGCGGAGGTATTGAGCGCAGAGGACCTGTTCGCCGCCGGGGGGGAGCACGAGGCGAAGGAATCCGGTAAGGTGAGGATCGAGGGGAAGGAGTATGTGATCGAGGACGGGGATATCGTCCGCATCCGATTCAATGTCTGA
- the rpsF gene encoding 30S ribosomal protein S6 yields the protein MRTYETIFILDPDLSDEDTEKSLAKIQDIITSQNGTIALTERWGKRKLAYRVRKKTKGNYFRLVYYAEGSLIAPLERILRITEEVYKFITVKLADKEMDIASLVTSDEEESKDEEKRSTPRRGPLKRDRDDNDEDKDKNDEDNDDKDEKEDVGDDDEKEDVGDDD from the coding sequence GTGCGTACCTACGAAACCATCTTCATCCTGGACCCGGACCTGTCCGATGAAGATACCGAAAAGTCCCTGGCGAAAATTCAGGACATCATCACCAGCCAGAACGGCACCATTGCCCTGACGGAACGCTGGGGCAAGCGCAAGCTGGCCTATCGAGTCAGAAAAAAAACAAAGGGAAATTACTTTCGCCTCGTCTATTACGCCGAAGGCAGCCTGATCGCCCCCCTCGAACGCATCCTTCGTATTACCGAGGAGGTCTACAAGTTCATCACCGTCAAGCTCGCGGACAAAGAAATGGATATCGCCTCCCTCGTGACGAGCGATGAAGAGGAGTCCAAAGACGAAGAGAAGCGGTCGACTCCAAGACGCGGTCCTTTGAAGAGAGATCGTGACGACAACGATGAAGACAAAGACAAAAACGACGAAGATAACGACGACAAAGACGAGAAGGAAGACGTGGGGGACGACGACGAGAAGGAAGACGTGGGGGACGACGATTAA
- a CDS encoding 30S ribosomal protein S18 — translation MAAFVRKRGFRRKVCKFCANPQIKIDYKDPKNLRYYVTERGKIVPRRISGNCAKHQREITLAVKRARIIALLPFTSSSYHY, via the coding sequence GTGGCAGCTTTCGTAAGAAAAAGAGGATTTCGCCGAAAAGTATGTAAGTTCTGCGCCAATCCCCAAATAAAGATCGATTATAAAGACCCGAAAAACCTCCGGTATTACGTGACGGAACGGGGCAAAATCGTACCCCGCAGGATATCCGGCAACTGCGCCAAGCACCAGAGGGAAATCACCCTCGCCGTCAAGCGGGCGCGGATCATCGCGCTGCTTCCGTTCACCTCCAGTTCGTATCACTATTAA
- a CDS encoding 50S ribosomal protein L9: MEVILIQDVPSLGDAGDTASVAPGYARNYLIPKKLALPATAGNIRQWEDMKNTRKKAKERDTHAAEAIKEHIEALSITIAKAAGEEDKLFGSVTSSDIAQALEEQGVEVDRRKIVLSENIKRLGDYTVSIKLMTEVTAELKLEVVREEKE, encoded by the coding sequence ATGGAAGTCATACTGATACAGGACGTTCCCTCCCTGGGCGATGCCGGAGACACGGCGAGCGTCGCCCCTGGGTACGCCAGGAACTACCTGATTCCGAAGAAACTGGCCCTCCCCGCCACCGCCGGAAACATCCGGCAGTGGGAGGACATGAAAAACACGAGAAAGAAGGCGAAGGAGCGGGACACGCACGCCGCCGAGGCCATCAAGGAGCACATCGAGGCCCTGAGCATCACAATCGCCAAGGCCGCCGGAGAGGAAGACAAGCTGTTCGGCTCCGTCACATCCTCGGACATCGCCCAAGCCCTCGAAGAACAGGGTGTCGAGGTCGATCGCAGAAAAATCGTCCTGAGTGAAAACATCAAGCGGCTGGGCGATTACACCGTATCGATCAAGCTGATGACCGAGGTGACCGCCGAGCTGAAGCTCGAAGTTGTACGGGAGGAAAAGGAGTAA
- the dnaB gene encoding replicative DNA helicase has protein sequence MTVGPQRENKKDEELLRVPPQNIEAEQSVLGGILLEERAISEVMDILTPQDYYRESHRKIYSAMTALFDKNEPVDLITLTDAMKKAGTLEGCGGTAYISSLVDNVPTAANIAYYARIVKEKAILRSLISISGEIIADSYEDQRNVDELLDLAESRIFQISEEKIKPAFILMKDIVKDTFKIIETLYEKQERITGVSTGYKDLDDMTAGFQPSDLIIIAGRPAMGKTSLALNIARNAAVNREVPVAVFSLEMSKEQLAMRLLSTEARIDFNRIRNGHIRKEEWPSLIHAAGVLSEAPILIDDTASLNPLEMRAKARRLKADRNIGMVVVDYLQLMTGKGRAERRDLEISEISRSLKAMAKELNIPVVALSQLSRAVESREDKRPILADLRESGAIEQDADVVAFIFRREFYNPDTEDKGIAEVIIGKQRNGPTGTIKLSFLREYTRFENLARRDDFH, from the coding sequence ATGACCGTGGGGCCCCAGCGGGAAAACAAAAAGGACGAAGAACTCCTGCGGGTGCCCCCACAGAACATCGAGGCGGAGCAGTCCGTTCTCGGGGGTATTCTTCTGGAAGAGCGGGCCATCTCCGAGGTCATGGACATCCTCACCCCCCAGGATTACTACCGCGAATCCCACAGAAAAATCTACTCCGCCATGACGGCGCTGTTCGATAAGAACGAGCCGGTGGACCTCATCACCCTGACCGACGCAATGAAGAAGGCCGGCACCCTGGAGGGATGCGGCGGCACGGCGTATATCTCGTCGCTGGTGGACAACGTCCCCACCGCGGCGAACATCGCCTATTACGCCCGCATCGTCAAGGAAAAGGCCATCCTGAGGAGCCTCATCTCCATATCGGGAGAGATCATCGCGGACAGCTACGAAGATCAACGCAACGTCGATGAGCTGTTGGATTTGGCCGAAAGCCGCATCTTCCAGATATCCGAGGAAAAGATAAAGCCCGCCTTCATCCTCATGAAGGACATCGTCAAGGATACCTTCAAAATCATCGAGACCCTTTACGAGAAGCAGGAGCGGATCACCGGCGTCTCCACCGGATACAAGGACCTGGACGACATGACCGCGGGCTTTCAGCCGTCGGACCTGATCATCATCGCGGGACGCCCCGCCATGGGAAAAACCTCCCTGGCCCTGAACATCGCCCGAAATGCGGCGGTCAACCGGGAAGTCCCGGTGGCCGTCTTCTCGCTGGAGATGAGCAAGGAACAGCTCGCCATGCGGCTTCTCTCCACCGAGGCCCGCATCGATTTTAACCGCATCAGAAACGGCCACATCCGTAAGGAGGAGTGGCCCTCCCTCATACACGCGGCGGGGGTGCTGTCGGAGGCGCCCATACTCATCGACGATACCGCGAGCCTCAACCCCCTGGAGATGCGGGCAAAGGCGAGACGCCTGAAGGCGGACAGGAATATCGGCATGGTGGTGGTGGATTATCTCCAGCTGATGACCGGCAAGGGACGGGCGGAGCGGAGGGATTTGGAGATATCGGAGATCTCCCGATCCCTGAAAGCCATGGCCAAGGAGCTGAACATCCCGGTGGTGGCGCTCTCCCAGCTCAGCCGGGCGGTGGAAAGCCGGGAGGACAAGCGCCCGATCCTGGCGGACCTGAGGGAATCCGGGGCCATCGAACAGGACGCCGACGTGGTGGCGTTCATCTTCCGCCGGGAATTCTATAATCCGGATACCGAGGATAAGGGCATCGCCGAGGTGATCATCGGAAAACAGCGAAACGGTCCCACGGGAACGATCAAACTCTCGTTTCTCCGGGAGTATACACGGTTTGAAAACCTGGCCCGGCGGGATGATTTTCACTGA
- a CDS encoding bifunctional metallophosphatase/5'-nucleotidase produces MKTRRVCSLISAMLFIALMVAGCAGVTPAPEATSLSMVTVSDIHSNILPYETKVEKDGEKVEVVVGGMDRIAALAETQEGLADGSLLVSGGDNLMGFFYKTFDGVPEIESMNMAGYDITCLGNHEFDLGTEACGKAMKNAEFDIVSSNLTVTEPGLASLVKPYVIKETAGVTIGFFGLMTPDLHRVSSAGSDVVVDNDLISVATEMVNALRIEGVDIIIALTHIGKEFDELVANNVAGIDIIVGGHSHDTFCETVKGPRGWETIVLQAGVNAKEVGVLTFDVAGGKIIASEWKTVLMDESVGSDEEIAAYLAEYDKKLKKQMERPVGETLVDLDALSANVRSRESNLGNLVTDAWVDWFTRPDTENLIALINGGTLRGDRYYKAGPVTYGDLMEIHPYSNSIFEVSLSGKDLLQVLEMSASAINVEGDGAAEDERVPDGGFLQVSGLKIEIDLSGRPYSGIYDGRELVKIIYPGDRITSALVKEGGEWVPINPDKMYTVLVTSWTAAGGDGYAPFIAAEKIDTTVDIVDALCTYIEKRGPVSPEIEGRIVVTEP; encoded by the coding sequence ATGAAAACACGGAGAGTCTGCTCCCTAATATCGGCGATGCTGTTTATCGCCCTGATGGTGGCGGGGTGCGCCGGTGTGACGCCGGCACCGGAAGCGACCAGTCTTTCTATGGTGACCGTATCCGACATCCACAGCAACATCCTCCCCTATGAAACCAAGGTTGAAAAGGATGGAGAAAAGGTTGAGGTTGTCGTCGGCGGGATGGATCGCATCGCCGCCCTTGCGGAAACTCAGGAGGGACTGGCCGACGGGTCGCTTCTGGTTTCCGGTGGAGACAACCTGATGGGCTTTTTTTACAAGACCTTTGACGGCGTGCCGGAGATCGAATCCATGAACATGGCTGGATACGACATCACATGTCTGGGCAACCATGAATTCGACCTGGGGACCGAGGCGTGCGGAAAGGCCATGAAAAACGCCGAATTCGACATCGTGTCTTCCAACCTCACCGTCACCGAGCCGGGACTCGCCTCACTGGTAAAACCGTACGTGATCAAGGAGACCGCCGGGGTGACAATCGGATTCTTCGGCCTGATGACCCCGGACCTTCATCGGGTGTCGTCGGCGGGATCCGACGTGGTGGTCGATAACGACCTGATCTCCGTCGCCACGGAAATGGTCAACGCCCTCAGAATTGAAGGGGTGGATATCATCATCGCTCTGACCCATATCGGCAAGGAGTTTGACGAGCTGGTGGCGAATAATGTCGCCGGCATTGATATTATCGTCGGCGGCCACAGCCACGATACGTTCTGCGAGACCGTCAAGGGTCCCAGAGGGTGGGAGACCATCGTGCTCCAGGCCGGCGTTAACGCCAAGGAGGTAGGAGTGCTCACCTTCGATGTGGCCGGAGGGAAAATCATCGCCTCCGAGTGGAAGACGGTCCTGATGGACGAATCGGTGGGCAGCGACGAAGAGATCGCGGCGTATCTTGCGGAGTATGATAAAAAACTGAAAAAGCAGATGGAGCGTCCCGTGGGCGAAACCCTTGTGGATCTCGACGCCCTGTCGGCCAACGTGCGCTCCCGGGAATCGAACCTGGGCAACCTCGTCACGGACGCTTGGGTGGACTGGTTCACCCGGCCCGACACCGAGAACCTCATCGCCCTCATCAACGGCGGAACCCTCCGAGGCGACCGGTACTACAAGGCGGGTCCCGTCACCTACGGAGACCTGATGGAAATACACCCCTATTCCAACTCGATCTTTGAGGTTTCCCTCTCGGGGAAGGACCTCCTGCAGGTCCTTGAAATGAGCGCGTCCGCCATAAACGTGGAGGGAGACGGCGCCGCAGAGGACGAGCGCGTCCCCGACGGCGGTTTTCTCCAGGTCAGCGGTCTGAAAATCGAGATCGATCTATCGGGGCGGCCCTACAGCGGCATATACGACGGCAGGGAGCTCGTGAAGATCATCTATCCCGGCGATCGGATCACCTCCGCCCTGGTCAAAGAGGGGGGAGAGTGGGTTCCCATCAATCCTGACAAGATGTACACGGTTCTGGTCACCTCGTGGACGGCCGCCGGCGGCGACGGCTACGCCCCGTTCATCGCCGCTGAAAAGATCGACACCACCGTCGATATCGTAGACGCCCTGTGTACCTATATCGAAAAACGTGGGCCGGTCAGCCCCGAAATCGAGGGAAGGATCGTGGTAACCGAACCCTGA
- a CDS encoding response regulator, translating into MNETPKKPNFGSFISGTLIDLLEAFSDSGLSGTLLISSKLGIGTITIHRGEVIFAFSFESSRRYAHEMVKADRLPEGLVEPFIALIRKGPYTDNEADVLIESGMSQKKLEQAVDMINLSTLTSINKWEGVYRFYEEDFNAPPVHKVVDKKRLRTALTESGKTEPDIVDITLNDIISRELYDITQNDQSPMDILSSSARQVSLRLSHLKPKDVVILVGPNDEFRNSVAGNLADFGLFVEDFKTPADAFEHITGRQSEDIPVILVTDIGSPENPADSKGGDGFQLLRNVKEYYPHIPVIITGGMIDPNIRLKALFWGASGFIHTQGSEPILETPSPQEITLFTEELLYVIWNIIKTREILIEREHMSSLEQEMIDTIIEDFDDMLDKQGTRAPLKILVADDENEIRSAIRQYLTMDGYKNIDEASNGREAVDLFTEKKHDLIILDLVMPEITGIQVLRHVRSISSRTQVIIITGNADKNSAIMAVKLGAFDFIEKPFDFRELSSSVSKALEKNTMLRRSL; encoded by the coding sequence TTGAACGAGACACCTAAAAAACCGAATTTCGGTAGTTTCATATCGGGCACCCTGATCGATCTCTTGGAGGCGTTTTCCGATTCCGGACTATCCGGAACGCTTCTCATCAGCTCGAAACTGGGTATCGGCACCATCACAATCCACCGGGGAGAGGTGATCTTCGCCTTTTCCTTCGAGTCATCACGGAGGTATGCCCACGAAATGGTGAAGGCCGATCGTCTCCCCGAAGGGTTGGTGGAACCCTTTATCGCCCTCATCAGGAAGGGGCCGTACACGGACAACGAAGCCGATGTGCTGATCGAATCGGGCATGTCCCAAAAAAAGCTCGAGCAGGCTGTGGACATGATCAACCTCTCAACGCTGACATCTATAAACAAATGGGAGGGGGTTTATCGCTTCTACGAAGAAGATTTTAACGCCCCTCCCGTACACAAAGTGGTCGATAAAAAGCGACTCCGCACAGCCCTCACCGAATCGGGGAAGACCGAGCCGGATATTGTCGATATAACCCTGAACGACATCATCTCCAGAGAACTCTACGATATTACACAGAATGATCAATCGCCGATGGATATCCTCTCCTCCAGCGCCCGGCAGGTGTCACTGCGACTGTCGCATTTGAAGCCGAAGGATGTGGTGATTCTCGTAGGACCGAATGACGAGTTTCGAAATAGTGTTGCGGGGAATCTTGCGGATTTCGGCCTGTTCGTGGAGGATTTTAAAACCCCGGCGGACGCCTTCGAGCATATCACCGGCAGACAGTCGGAAGACATACCGGTTATACTCGTAACCGATATCGGATCGCCCGAAAATCCCGCCGATTCCAAAGGGGGTGACGGTTTTCAACTACTCAGAAACGTCAAGGAGTATTACCCCCACATCCCCGTCATCATCACCGGCGGCATGATAGACCCGAATATCCGCCTCAAGGCGCTCTTTTGGGGCGCCAGCGGCTTCATCCATACACAGGGATCCGAACCGATACTGGAAACACCCTCCCCACAGGAGATCACCCTGTTTACCGAGGAGCTGTTGTATGTCATTTGGAATATCATCAAGACCAGGGAGATACTCATCGAACGGGAGCATATGTCGTCGCTGGAACAGGAGATGATAGACACCATCATCGAGGATTTCGACGATATGCTCGACAAGCAGGGAACGCGCGCGCCATTGAAAATACTGGTCGCCGACGACGAAAACGAAATTCGCTCGGCAATTAGGCAGTATCTTACGATGGATGGGTACAAAAATATAGACGAGGCATCAAACGGCAGAGAAGCCGTGGACCTTTTTACGGAAAAAAAACATGATCTGATTATTCTCGATCTTGTCATGCCGGAAATAACCGGCATCCAGGTCCTGCGTCATGTACGGTCCATCTCCTCCAGGACTCAGGTAATCATCATTACCGGAAACGCGGATAAAAACTCCGCCATCATGGCGGTCAAGCTGGGGGCGTTTGACTTCATAGAAAAACCCTTTGATTTTCGGGAGCTGTCATCCTCGGTATCTAAGGCCCTGGAAAAAAATACTATGCTCCGCCGATCATTGTAA